The Schistocerca nitens isolate TAMUIC-IGC-003100 chromosome 6, iqSchNite1.1, whole genome shotgun sequence DNA segment AGCAAGAGTATTTAAGTGATCAGATTAGAAGTTTTTCTCCTGAAACGTTGACACATATAATCTTGATATACTATTTACTACTCATGCAGTTCTATTGTTACTCATTTCTAAATAAACTGTTATTGATGCAAAATACATCGCAAGATCCAACGGCATTACGAATAATGCGCACGCAGTGAACAGTGTGTTCCATACGTTATCATCTAAGCTTGAAACATTTACAGTAACCTTGCATGGTAGCTAACAGCGTACACATGTTCATCTTGGCTACAGTGAAATTGGTACATATCGTGATGAACGAGTTACTGAATTTAGGTGAGGACTCTGTACAAAAACGTTGCTACAGACAGATTAAATACAAAGGCAGTAACGAATGCAAATTGTATGGACTgtacagtaaaaaaaaatctattaTTACGAATCCTTGCTTGCAGATCATAAAACATTGTGCTTATCAACACAAACTGGTACACGATAAAGCTATGTAAAAAGTTCAATTACTCAGCAAAATAATGAATGAAGCTTTGTGGAAATGATGTATACACACAAGGTAATTTAGTAGCACTTACCTATGGGTTTTGTGCAACCTTCAACACCTTCAAATAATACTTGCATGATTTTCAGATTCTCTCGTTTGCTATGTGCAAACTGTTAGccgtagtaaaaaaagaaaaaaaaacctacaaGATATTTTCGTAAGAAATATAGCACAGCTAAATTTTGCGCCGGGATACGTTTTCCcaagaggctgtagttttcgaattattcgaaaGAAGCGCACGTAAGGTACCTCCAAATGCGTATTTCTTCAGTAAATCGGAGTCAGTGACCTTCAGTGTAAACATATCCTAGCAGGACATATAATTATAtattcctacaaaaaggttctgtACATTTTTTTGTTTAAGACTAATAGATTTGGACGCAGCGAGCGAGATTATATGAAAATTTTGTGCGTAGCTTTTGAAGGCGTTGCAAGTTGCATAAAACCcactggtaggggcagctgaatcaccctgaatTATAATGTTTTGGAACAATTACTATTCAAAAACAGCGCATGTACacaaacaaaatgttttattttcgttcATATTGTTATGCATTAACATTGTTTAAGGCACATACCGTATCTAGTAGTTACGTTTCACATACTTACTATACGATGCATACAGCTTTAAAATACTGACGATATCGACTGTACTATTTTACAAAAACCTTCTCTAATTCGCCGCGCGTgtttagtcgagcggtctagggagctgcagtcacagactgcgcggctggtcccagcggaggtaggagtcctcgctcgggcatgggcgtgtgtttctgtctttaggataatttaggttcagtaaggtgccggtgcggactgccgagaaaacatctgttgtctctgtctatttgcatatggcggcagtctacaaacgaccactatctcgggcacataatctttaataatatagttaccaattacttcagaaacttcttaatttttgctggtatgcagataagcagtttgaatgcacgtagaaagtttcagcttGCTAGAATGAAAACTTAGCTTAacagaatttatttagtggaactaacggtagattgttacctctgaaccatacctccATTATTTAGGGCCTCTGATTTTTCCGAAAACCGTGGATTCtgtcgttaatttttgttttatggttttggaaatcagcatcacttatttataacttctaactgcaccttctggccaaattctggcttcctagcgtcattattaattttagcgcctctgatttttctcttaaaacggcattttcccgtaaactattaagtttagaacatcaatactcggtatttggaacattattacactaaactataatttgacaaagttttaaatataaattttggccgcgcgggattagccgagcggactagggcactgcagtcatagactgtgcgagtggtcccggcggaggttgagtcctccttcgggcatgggtatgtgtgtttgtccttaggataatttaggttaagtagtgtgtaagcttgggactgatgaccttagcagttaagtcccataagatttcacacacatttgaacatttctaataATTCAAGAAATGCTTCAAACATGAGAAAATTTTCCCTCGCTCTAGCTGACATTTAATTTTGCAGATCGACGGTTCTTTCCCACTTGGCACCACCGTGGCAATCGTGAACCTCCCAGAGGACGGCTACGACCCGCCAGCCGGCCTAGCTGTCACGGCGACCGGCTGGGGAGACACGGAGGACGAGTACCTGCCCAGCATCCTGAAGAAAGTGGACATCGCCATTAGGGATCGATCCGAGTGTAACTTCCCTAACACAGGGCGCGAGGTGACCCCCCGTATGGTATGCGCCGGAGAAACGGGCAAGAGCGTGTGCCACGGAGATTCGGGCGGTCCTCTGGTGAGCGGCTCTACGCAGGTGGGCATCGTGTCGTGGAGTAGTGGCTACTGCCTCCTTGGGGGCGCCGTCTACGTCAACGTGGGCAACTTACGCTCCTGGATTACTGAAGTCACCGCCATTTGACAGCCATAACTCAATTCTTTCGAATTACCCTAGTCAGGCTGTACCTCTTACACATATAACTGAAATGAGACAACGACTTTCGACGAGAAACATATGTTTACCAAATTTATTAGTCTAAGCATTGAGCGATTAGTAAGCATTTTCGCCATGtattgaaattaataaattgtttctTTGCGAAACTGTTTCTAAATGTGTTTGTAACCTGAAATCTCTCCTACTATAATGAAAAGTTCAGATGTCCTATCTCACGTTCCCACGACATGTCCCACTGTCCAGTTTCAAGTTTCTTCCTAATGAAACATACAGGGTATTATAGTTACCATAAGCCCTCGGGAGCTTGGAGCCAGAAACTACAGACGTTTTGAGGGGTTGTTCCCACAATCTCAGCTGTCCATTCGGGCTGGTTCCTTCACCAATATTCCATCACTACATCGCAGAATTCACAGCTCAATATTAGTACATGGGGATGTAGATGTTTTTATATGTGTTGATGCAATACTACGAAACAGTTACAATATAATCACGAAGAAAGGAAggaggtcattcgagacggagcacaagctcgtatgttttgaggatagggaaggaaatcggccgtgctctttcagaggagccatcacggtatttgtcttgagtgattgagggaaataacggaaaacctagcGCTGGATGGCCGGACTCGAGTTTGAACTGTCGCTTCCCGCATGCAAGTCCAATGTGGTAATCGCTGCGACACCTTGCTAGGTGTTTTTGGAATAT contains these protein-coding regions:
- the LOC126262699 gene encoding trypsin delta-like isoform X2 yields the protein MAGTQVAVLCLLLAAQLQLVTPRGLLLRSRLHGRIIGGTEASIEDYPWQVALKYGGSYQCGASIIGTEWALTAAHCVSYYRAPYQSLYSVRAGSSDRSSGGVVLDVAEVHEHEQHDSVSGDYDIAVLRIDGSFPLGTTVAIVNLPEDGYDPPAGLAVTATGWGDTEDEYLPSILKKVDIAIRDRSECNFPNTGREVTPRMVCAGETGKSVCHGDSGGPLVSGSTQVGIVSWSSGYCLLGGAVYVNVGNLRSWITEVTAI